Proteins co-encoded in one Methanobrevibacter gottschalkii DSM 11977 genomic window:
- the larC gene encoding nickel pincer cofactor biosynthesis protein LarC, with protein sequence MAIIIDPQVSGIAGNMLIGAFVDLGADANKLKEVMEKSAECFGKVEVTFKKINKKGISSTYCHVEMLEHKHSICYPKFIEKIKKLDLDKKVKETSIKVFERIAIAESKIHGKTLDSVHFHEVGASDAVADVIGSIYAYYSLNLDNQKIIGLPIAVGGGRVETAHGIIPVPAPAVVEVLKNAKMIGGPVDSELATPTGAAVYMEICDEIKEFIPLIKAKKTGYGAGKKDFDHPNVLRIIESSDIAESDKIDVIETNMDHLTGEEIGYLFDKLLDIGARDVSVTPIIMKKNRPGNLLKVISRKENREKVIEAIFKETGSLGIRIAPNMHRGISKREFSKQIFNINDKDYEVTFKIGYLNGEIISKRPEYEDLKKIAQDSGLPLKKISEMIR encoded by the coding sequence ATGGCAATTATTATTGATCCTCAAGTAAGCGGAATTGCAGGAAACATGTTAATAGGAGCGTTTGTGGATTTAGGTGCAGATGCAAACAAACTAAAAGAAGTTATGGAAAAATCCGCAGAATGTTTTGGAAAAGTTGAAGTTACATTTAAAAAAATAAATAAAAAAGGAATTTCATCTACATATTGTCATGTTGAAATGCTTGAACATAAACATTCCATTTGTTATCCGAAGTTTATTGAAAAAATTAAAAAATTAGACTTAGATAAAAAAGTTAAAGAAACCTCAATCAAAGTATTTGAAAGAATAGCTATTGCAGAAAGTAAAATTCATGGAAAAACTTTAGATAGTGTCCATTTTCATGAAGTAGGTGCAAGTGATGCAGTAGCCGATGTTATAGGATCCATTTATGCATATTATAGTTTAAATTTAGATAATCAAAAAATAATCGGCCTCCCAATAGCTGTTGGAGGGGGAAGAGTTGAAACTGCACATGGAATTATACCAGTTCCAGCACCTGCAGTAGTGGAGGTCTTAAAAAATGCAAAAATGATTGGTGGACCAGTTGACAGTGAACTTGCAACACCAACAGGAGCTGCAGTTTATATGGAGATTTGTGATGAAATAAAAGAATTCATACCATTAATTAAAGCTAAAAAAACAGGTTATGGAGCTGGAAAGAAAGATTTTGACCACCCTAATGTTTTAAGAATCATTGAAAGTTCAGATATTGCTGAAAGTGATAAAATTGATGTTATTGAAACAAATATGGATCATTTGACCGGTGAAGAAATTGGATACTTATTTGATAAACTCCTAGACATTGGTGCAAGAGATGTTTCAGTTACTCCAATAATAATGAAAAAGAACAGACCCGGCAATTTACTTAAAGTGATTTCTAGAAAAGAAAATAGGGAAAAAGTTATTGAAGCAATATTTAAAGAAACTGGAAGTTTAGGTATCCGAATAGCTCCAAATATGCACAGAGGAATTTCAAAAAGAGAATTTAGCAAACAAATATTCAACATAAATGATAAAGATTATGAAGTGACATTTAAAATAGGTTATTTAAACGGTGAAATAATCTCTAAACGGCCAGAATATGAAGACCTGAAAAAGATAGCTCAGGATAGCGGATTACCGCTTAAAAAAATAAGTGAGATGATTAGATGA